gaaCTGGTAGGAGCTTCTGACATGATGCAAACCAAGCATTTAATCAGAGGTGTTTAGAAGATTTGTGTGAAGGCCTTTGTataagataaaaaatattttacgtGCAGTAAGAGAAACTAGAAAAATATCGTCTTTTTGGTCTTCTAATTGCCCttctatttttagaagaaatgttcTTGCATTTGGGAGGACAGAtacatctaaggaaaaaaaaaatcccatttcaaagCTCTCGGTTGTTTCACGATCGCTACATTTAACCAAGTTTAGTGCCCTGTTGGTTAGCAGTAAATTCAGCTGCGGCACAAACAGTTTTACTGTAATCAGGTCAATGTTTTTAATCAGTTCAGCTCTTTAAAAGGCGCACTGTCTCTTGTAGCACAAGTTCTAACCTTACATCCGATTGGATGGGAAAAATGAAGTCTACAAAGCAAGAACGCGGTCGTTAACTTTAAAAGTACCAGTGTGttgaagaggaggggaaaaatcagttaaaaaaagtcagactttATGGAGGGGAAGGTGTGCAAACCGCAGAAACAAACCAGCTTTGAAAAGGGGTTCTTATTTTACTCTTGGCCTGAACTCATGCCTTCTTTCCACCTCTAACACCAGGCACCCTATAAGCTACCAGTCACAGATAAAACAAAGCTCCACCAGTTCCACCACTTGATCATTAACATATGCAAAACAGATCCGGAATacctatataatatatataaaaacatattatATATGTATCAAAATGCAAACGCTGAAAGGTGCAGTTTAGCTCAGAGCCCTGCTGCATGCACTATAAGGTAACTAGCTGCTGTCaatcataaaaaaaaaccacaataaaatttGAGCTGAGAGGAAGTAAATCAAAACTTTCTTtcaagcaatggaaaaaaaagggtccttcaaaggaaaaatacatcatGTCATGTACTATCAGCGTTCTGCGGTTGTGGCACAGCTATAGATTCTCAAACCCTTTTAAAGAGCGGATGACTCATTTATTTGCTGCAAATAGTTGTGGCGAGAGAAGACATACCACATTACCAGCTGATCCTatttccccagccctccccataGCTTCCGCTAGCAAACCctcccaggagctggaggcaAGGGGAAATAGCGGGCCAGGAGCACCCAGCCCGGACCCtccggggggctggagggggaccTCGTGGGGACCAGGGCATGAGAAGcccggcagaggctgcagccagcGCCGGAGGAAGAGAAGGTGGGGATGAGGTCTGCGAGTCAACGCCGCGAACGGCAATGAACCAGCTCTTACATTTCCTGAAGGACTCACAGGGAAGGTGCTTCAGTAAACAAATCGGGTTCCTGTTAAAATTGCCTCCAGAGTGAAAAGTACAAAGCGCGACAAAAATAGATGTACCTTACTCGCTCCGTAGGGAAAACACGCTGCCAGGACGCGagtcctctccctctcccctgcctcctccagcgCCAGACCCTGCCTGCAACCAGGCAGGGCACAGCGAGTTTTCGTTCAAAAGCCtgaattcccttttcttttggtttttgtttttgtttttgtttttttcctcagtacgaaaaagcaaaatattagagTCAAGTGTCACTTAGTCATTAGGTTTTCAAAGCCCAACGAAGAATTTAACACCTTCAGAGATGGCACTGAAGTGAAAACAACAGCGGAGGTTGATTTTTCCCCCCTGCTGGTCTtttgggagaggaaatgaaagTGAGTAGTTATTGTTCCAATGTAAAGTGATTCCATTTAAATAAAGTACAGTACTGAAATTGTAAATGCAGTGTGACAACCAGATCAAAGATgtttaatatttgcataaaaatatatatatataatatatatatataaaatataattttaagcaaTCGTGCAACACTCTTAAAAAGGGTTCATTTCACATTTGCTAAATTCTAGTGGTCCTGGAATGCGTAACGCATTCTATTAAAAATACTCCTTTAAATATTAACAATTAGTGTTCAAATCACCAACTAATACAATATTCTTTAGCTGTCAGGGGGTTTAAATAAACCTATCTTTGATCCACGTTCCACTGAATTACACATCATGGAGGTATGCAGTCACAACATTAGTGGGTTAAATGTCAAAATGGCATTACAGtacaaaatagttaaaaaaaatcagctagtCATATGTTTCTCCATCTGTGGAATTATTATGGCTCACAAGCAACCCACTGAATTACTGTAATCCTTGTTCTTGCAACCAAAGACATTATCTGAATCCCACCTTAATCCTGACTGGCTCATTTACTCCAAATTTCTCAGGTGTGGGTTAAAAATTCACTGcaaggtgcccactgtcctatgACATCCTGTTGCAAACTGGAAAACACATAGTACTTTATTTAAACATTCCTTAATTGCTACATTTTCCTAGACCACATTAAtatatattgtgtgtgtatatatatagatatacaccTAtaacatgtacatatatacacacacaaacatatatacacacatacacacacgtacCTAGGATAATAGCACACCGACATAACATTAACTCTATACAGGtatttgccaagaaaaaaaaatagggcatTTCCTCCACCACTTATTCACAAGcttatgggttttgtttttaatccttgTGTCCCTGATAAAACAAAATGCATGGTTAAACcacaaaactatatttttttctcacttcaaATTTTATGAAGGCATCAGGCACTTTTGATTACTGTTGGTGTGTACAAATATAgcaacatctttcttttcttttatatatatatatatatatactctaCTGTATCTTCTCTGCTCGGATAACTTATTTGTGAAATCTTTGGTCCTTGAGTATATTCTGTTTGCCACAGCTGGTTTTCCTGCattctcacatttttaaaatgtgaggcATGCACACAGCTGGAAATAATGGACTTTGTCATCGTACGTGTTTCTGTTTTTATAACTGTACCAATCCACTACTGTTCATTTGGAGCAAGCTGTTTCTGGTAAAGCATTCTAGTCAAGCAAGCTATACATTCTACATGGTCAATCCATAGACGGCACTTGCTGCAAGCCCCAAATGCAGTAATTccaatatacatttttattcagCTTATCTCTGCTTTATGCCTCTAACTTTTAATTCCTGAATATATATAGAATtgttttttgtgaatttttttctttttgttgttttttttttgttttgtttctttcatattctCCCTTTTGCAGATCCCATTCTAgagtaagaataaaaataaaagaaaataaggcttTCCCACCTTCTCTATGCCAAAGCTATGGGAGCAGATATTGCCAACCCATATTGTCATCAAGCATTCCTCCCTCACTTATTTCAGGGGAAGCTGGTTGCTTTTAATGACAGGCCTCTTGTGCTCTGGGGTAGGATCCAATTGTTTTGGGGTTCTTTCTCGATCATGCTCCCATTATTTATTAGAAGAACCACAAGCTTTTCCCAAGCTTGAAAACTAGAGCAGATCATCATTGCACAAAACACCCCATTTCAAAGGGGCGCGTCGCCCCTTCCTACGTCTTAGAAAACGTTCTCCCCACCGGGTCTACTAATTTCGGTCCTTAATTACAGGGCAGCCAAGTAGAGTATGTGTGCTGCTGGCAAGGGAACACCGTCTGAACCTGGGCAATATAGTAATTGCTGAAGTTGGCATCTGCTACGTATGGGGCTGGCTGGTAATAGCAGGTGACATTGGCCACATTGGGGATGATATTTTGCTCAGCTAGGACCCGGATGGCCAGCATGGTGATCAGATTCAGAGTCTGTCTCCTCTCATGTCCCATCAGGCACACTGTGCTCTCATTCACCACACCGTGAAGGGTCATGAGATAGTCATACTTGCGGTCCTCTAATCCCACAAAGTGGTTCTGCAAGTAGGACTccagctttctctgctgctctccaaTGTCTGAGAAGTCAATGAAAAACCTCGAACACATGTATCTCTGCAGGGACTTAATCTCGGATTCGGAGGCAGCCCTAAAGCCCCTTACCAAAAGGTTGCAGTACTTCAGAAGACCACCTCCTCTGATTTCTTCCGGGTTTCTGGTGGCGATTATCTTGTTGCAGAGGTGATCAAAGGCTTCCTGGAAATCCCCATAGACGCTCTCACCAATGATAGTCGGGTGAAAAGTTTCAGTCATCGGATTCTCTGAGCACTcataaaaaagcagcagggagTCCAGCTTGATTTGAAAGGAATCGACACTGAATTCAAACTGCCGCCTCAGAGAGTCCACAAATTTCAGCTCCACATTTTTGCCACTGTTGTTGGACAGGGAGATGAGACTCCATCGGTCTGAATCATTGCATACTTTTACCATTTTCTGCACATAAGCCTCCTATAATTGGAAAGACAAAATGAGCAAATGAAGACATAGATGCAAGAAATTTCCCTTTCGCTCCATTTGTTCACAtccctccccccctccaccccgtCCTTGCGTTTCATAAAAGATTTTGTGGAGCCTGCAGATACAAACCAGAGGAGAAATGCTTAATGTGAGAGCTTGGAGTGCTGTCATTGCAAGGGGATGATAGGAGAGGGTGTTCTGCTGGGACTGTGTCGTGCAAGGGAAGCATATGGCAACGCTGCTTCTTTCAATCACTTCTAAATACATCTACACATGAAGCCCATGGCACACATGCCAAATATCCACGCACCCACACACAAAAGGTCACCGCTACAGTCAGATAAGAAATCTTTTTTATTAGTTTccacttctctctcccctccccacaaaaAACGTCAGCAAGCGTTCACTCCCCTCGATCCTGCTCTTTCAGTGCAGGTTCCACAAATCTGCCCCGTGTGCCAAAAAATCCCTCTAAAAAATCTTAAAGCCATTTGGCATTCTGCCTAATTAACTCGAGCGAACTGCCTCCGAGAGGAGGGAATATGTCTCTCCGCTGGGGCATCTAGCACACAAGAAAGCGTGCCTTGCAGACAGTGTTTCTTTCTTGCAGATATTAAAGCTACCTAAGCTCGCCCCAGCCAGCCCGGGAACCGGGTCCTGCAAACCAAGCTGCCGCAGAGCCGAGCGGGGAGATCTGCAGCGCCTTGCACACACACGCCCCAGGTAACCCAACGCTCCCAGCAAAtcaaaggagagagagggaggaaagactACTTAATCCTAAGGAGCCCCGGCCAAGACGCTTCACTGCAAACTCCTCCTCGGTTTTAAGTGTGGGGTGAAAAAATCACTCACGGTCCCTGTGGGTCtcggggggtgtgggggggagctGCGTCCCTCCGTGCACCCCTCCATCCCGGAGGGGAAGGTGCCCCGTTCCCCGCAGGCAGGCGCTTACACCTGCCCGCTCCGGGCGCCTGGGCACAGGGCAGGTTTACCTTGAGGGTGAGCGGCGTGATCTTCTCCTTGTTCACCCCCTCGGGTAAGAAATCCAAGAGGCAGTCCAAGACCACGTCCTTCACAGTCTGAAACTCGGCTTCCCCTTTGAGGTCGGCGCAGAAGATGAGGTCCAAGTCCTTGTAGCCCAGGCCGCTGTCCTGGTGGAGGACGTGGCTGGCGGCCGAGCCGTTGAGCCGCACGTCCCGCAGCCCGatgcccttctcctccagccgGCTCCGCACCACTTTGACGATCTGGCGGGGCTGCATGGCCAGCGTGGGGAAGTTGCCGCGGCCGTGGATGGGGATGGTCTCGCTGAGGATGCGGTCCAGCCGCTGCACTTGCTCCCAGCTCAGCACGTTGCAGTGCGCGCTCTCGCAGCCGCCCGCGTAActcccgccggggctgccgccggcctTCTCATCGTCTGCCATGGtgcgcggccgccgcctccccgggctgGATGGCACCGCTCCGGCTCCTCACTGCCCCCCCGGGGCCCCTCTCCCTCCGCGCCtagcaaaagaggaggaaaagcgAGCGGTCAGCACCCGGCGCCGGAGCTCCGCTCCCCCtgcagccgccccgccccgccggacGGCGCCCACCGCCCCTTCCAGCGGGAAAGGGGGGGAGACACACCTATcgagcaaattaaaaaaagggggggggggaacagcccCCCGGAGCCAGGCGGTGCTGCCGGGCAGGGGAAGGCGCCCGACCTGCAGAGCCGCCGCCTGCGCCGCTCTCCGCGCCCCCGCCGGGGCAgaggccgccccgcgccgccggagaggccgccccgcgccgcccgccgccccgctcgcTGCCGCCGCGGGCTGCCGCCGTCTCCGGAGCTTTCGTAGTTCTGCCCGGGAAAGGTCCCCAGTAGTTTTTATACGGGGTTTCTCCGCTCTTCCGGGGCTCCGAGTCACGGCGCCCGCGTCCCGCCCCCTCCATCTGCATGGCCGGCCTCGGCGGTGCCCCCGGCACGCCCACGCCCAGCGCACCcacgggccgccccgccggctccccgccgccgcgccacggcacggcgcggcacagCGCGGCGCGacccgcccctccgcgccggcGGAGCGCCTAGCGCGGcccagcgcggccgccccgccccacGCGCGGCCCCGCTGGAAAACCCGCGCAGCGCAGCCTCCCCCCGCACGGCTTTGGCCGCTCGCCGATGGGGCAGGCAACAAGTGtaacccccctccctgcacccgcGGGGGGCGAGGACCCCCCGGCTCCTGCCGGGCCAGCATGCGGgcccggaggcacccagctccgCGCTGCCATTcattccctattttttttttccctgccttttttaccaccaccgcccccccccccccccccccgacgttCCCGGTCATCCCAGGCACAGCCAAACTTCGTACCAGAGCGCCGGAACTTGGCAAGGGCCCCGCTCCCAGCAGATGCCGAGGATCCCGGACGGTGCGGTTTGAGCTGCTCGGCTCCTGACCGAGATTTTCAAAGCCGCCTGCGGCAGCGCAGGGGCATCGCGACGTGCctgcccgtccctccctccctccctgcctccctcctcgcCGGCgcgggggaaaaaagaaatcccgAAGAGCACGAACGAGTCAGTGCCTTCCAGGGGAGCATCCTGCCTCTAAAGTACAACTTCGGTAACTGCGAGGCGGGAAAAATAACATGCACAATATATACAGACTATATAAACAtatacatgttttttcttttcaatggcatgtcaattattttaatattttatttaatgacaaTGCACGTATCTGCTTGTTTTTCACCTGTTAAAGTGccaaatatacatataaatattatttaaaacagaCGGAGCGCACCCCCCCATGCAGCAGCACCCGCGGACCCCAGGacggcccccggccgccccggtgCGCATCCCGCCCAGCGCCGCGGTGCAGACGCGCCGCTTGCGCGGGGAGAAGCGGAGGGGTAGGCACCGCGTTGCGTCACCGCTCGCAGCTTTGTGACGCGCTGCAGGAGGGGCCAATGGGGGCGCGCGGCGGCGTGACGCGCGGCCTCCCCAACCAGGCGCTTCGCCAAAGGGGGGAGGGGGCCGATGTATGAAGGAGCCCGACGGGGCTTACCGCCCCCCCCCATTCTtagcacacacccccccccattACCTCCCGCcgtgggatggggctggggggggggcgctCTGCCTCGCCCGGCACGGGGAAACCCCTGACCCTGGCGAGCTGGCACGGctgaccccccctccccaaaaaaaccccgGGGGTCCCGCTGTgcgccccgtgcccccccgccgGGGCGCAGGGTGGTACAGGCGGGgaagccccccgcccccccacgcCGTCGCGGGTCGCAGCCGTGTGGCAAGGGCGCCCCCTGCCGGTGGCCGGGCGCGCTCCCTGCGGGGGGGCACAGCCGTGCGGCGCGGGGTCGGGCAGAAGTGCGGCGCTTGGCAGTGGCGGGTGGGGGtattttttgggggaagggggggattAAGCTTCGATCCACCGCCCAGATTCCCCGTCAGTTCATTACTGCAGTATAACCCCGGGGCAGGAGCACGGGGCgatcccagctgctgtgcagccccGCGGGACGAGGAGCGGGGGTGACTTCACCCCGTGCCTCCCTCATGAAGCACCTCCACCCTGGCCCGAGTGGGGTGCCCGCCTCTGCGATGGCTGGGCGAGCCTGAGCGTACCCGCCGGAAAGGCGACCCAGCTGGCCAGGGACAAGGTTTGTAGCGTTCCGTGCCAatgccaatttaaaaaaagaaaaaaagaaaaaaagaaaaaaaaagaaaaaaagcaagcaggaagcTTTTAAAATCCAAGCTGTAGAAGTGAATGCTGCTTGAAAGGAGAAGCGGCTTATCGTGCATCCGCCGGCACACTCGGCGGGGTTTGCCAGcttattcctttatttaaagtaaatattcAGACTAAGAGGGGCAGCAGCtggcctgctgcaggcagcctgccacCCGCTGCCGGGGCCCTGAGCgaccggctgctgctgctgctcgccgCAGGGAGCCCCGACTCCCCGCCTGCATGCGGGAGCAGCATCCCCTCAAACCGGCcacccgtcccgtcccgtcccgtcccgtcccgtcccgagAGGACGGTGCCCGGCAGCGCCCATCTCCCTGCGGGGCAGAGCTGGTGCCCGAGGctccccgggccgcgccgggTCGAGGCCGAGGGTTCCCAGGGGTCTCGCCGGGGGGCTGCCTCCCTGGGACACTGAGGCATCGCTGCCCTCAGAGCCTGATTAGGAAACTCGGGGAGGTTAAAAAGCAGCAAGGTGAGCAACTCCCCATTCCCAGTCTGGCTTCGCTCAGGTGAACCACAGCTCACTAGGGCACATGATTTAATCTTTCAAAGGGAGTAACTACCGCCTTATTTATAAGCAAATTATCAATATCACTGCAGTTGGATAACTGGTTTCCAGAACAGGGGCAAAGATTGGACCTGCCAGCTCATCCCATATTAAGCTAGGTCATCGCCAAGAAACTGAGAAAACCCTGGCTAGAAGTAGTCAACGTTTCGTTTAACTTGTGTTTCTCAGCATGTTGCAATGAAATTTTAGCAGTATTTCAAATACCGCAGAATGTAGTGGTGCATTTACACTGGCCAGTAGGATTTAACGCTATTTTATATGCATCTTGTTTCATTTCCCCATGAAGTGTGATTTTTAACCTCTCTTAAGTTGTTATTACTTGCAcacttaagaagaaaaataggcaGAAGTTCATTCTGGAGAATTCTGATCGGCTAAAGACAAGGTGAATGCAGTTCAGAAGGAAGCCATTTACCCTGTAGGGCTTTGCTAAGGGAGCAAGGCCAGCCAAGCCCTGCCCTCACCTCACCCTCCCTTTCTCAGTGTAAGCACCTGCAaatcacctccccccccccccccttgaaagaagagaggaaatcgTTTCCAGTCAGAATCATTACATTTACACTTTCTCAGTTCAGAAAGGTACATGCGATATTAATCATCACGCTCTTCGtataaattaagaattatttgCACTGATGTGCAACTTCTGTTCCCTTAATTAATGGACACTAGATAGAGGATGCATTTTTTTGAATAAACTGTCTAAATATAGGGGAAATAAAACTTTATCAGCACAGTACTTTATCTAGGGTACATGTATACTCTAGATTTTTTGCTCTTCTGCCCTACTTGAATGTGAAAGCCCACGTTGCTTTAAATCAGTAGAACTCATTAAGAATTGTAGCAAGAAATTGAATTAGGGTGAATTACGTTGtgagaaatttagaaatatttgcaTAAGTTACAGAGATCATTCTCATTATGACTGATACTGGTGATGATGCTGCTATTAAAAGTATTAATTCAGCTCATGAACATGCTCTGTCCCTTTAatgacaaatacatatttttggaaggaaaaggggtttttttaacttgtcaATGTGAGCAGTAATTCTCTGACAGAATTTTGATGGTATTACTCACACAGGTTGTTTGTACTGCCCAAGTAATTAATAGGAACGCAAGATGTGTGATGTGAATCATGTCTTTCTGTATGTTCGCACAATAGTGTTCGATTAGTCCCTTTGCCTCACCCATACTCTCAGTCCTGCTCTAGAACAAATGAAGATTAATAGcaataaatgtgtttctgtatatATCTGCGTACATTTGTCTAACAAAGTCCTCGGCGTGAGCTGTTCATTCAGCTCGGCCACATAGCAGAGAGCGCACTCTGTAGGTGAATTCTGCTGAATTTAAGAATTGCCAGTATTTTCTTGACTGAACTACATGTACCTTGACTGTAACATCATTCTGCCTCCCTTTTGCCCATGACATGGTGTCTAAAACAGGAACATGCTctctttggcagaaaaaaaaagcaaaaagctgtgACTCTTCAGCTGTGTCTGTGCTAGGAATTGGTGCTCATTTGGTGTCCAGCTGGAGCAAAATTTCCAGTTTAGTTTCTTTTCCAAGAGGAATCGAGTTTGTGTGCCACAGCTGCTCTGCCAACACAGCCAACGTGTGGTACCTACGGACAATCAGGGGAttcactgctgagcagcagcactaCTTCAGTCCAAAAGCTAGTGTTGACTCAGCCAgaggtgtttgtttttgttaaaaacataATAAACATCAATACTGCTATCATCACTAGGTATTAAAAGCAGCAGCCTTCTGTCTCAGATTGACTTGGCAGAAACAAAGAAGTCTAGGAAGGGCCTAGGAACTCTAAAAAACTCCCTCAGAAGAAGTTTGGAAAAAAGATACAGCACAATTTTATCACAATTGTGTCATGAGAAGTTTCTAATAtcattcctcctctcttccatttcacagaatcacagaatcacaggatcgtataggttggaaaagacctttaagatcatcgagtccaaccgtaaacctaacactaccaagaccaccactacaccatgtccgtaagcacctcatccaaacgtcctttaaatacctccagggatggcgactcaaccacttccctgggcagcctgttccaatgcttgacaaccctttcagtgaaataaaatttcctaatatccagtctaaacctcccctggtgcaacttgaggccatttcctctcgtcctatcagtATCTCACCCTATTTCTTTCTAATCCTTCTATTAAGAGCAGTTATTCACAGTGCAGGGAGAAATGGGAGGTACCACCATAGTGGTTTCTCCTATCTCCTCTTGacaatgttaaaaatgaaaatagacgTTCAATGTACTAAAAAAGCAATGGGCTGCAGCAAGATGGACATCAAGAGGCACCATTTCCAGGTGGCTGGACGTGCGGTGTATTGAGCGTGGCTGAGCAGGCTGGGCGGAGGGGAGCTCCAGGGCCCCCTTGGCAGCCCTGGCTGCAATGGGAGCGCTGGCGGCCACCCAGGGCTACGGCAGCCCCGCATCCTCCCACCTCTGGCACAGCagctctctctgtctctgcttaATAATGCCTTAGCGTGGCTGGCTTGGCCTGTCTCGTACAGAGTCCAAGGGcaactaaaacattaaaaatgagatCTTGACCTAATTTTTTGTTCTCTGCCTGCTAGAGATGGAAAGACATCGCTGGGCAGCAATCACCGGAAaacttttttatattattcaCTGTGTTGCTACACAACTATCTTGCTGGAAACAGCAGCTATATGACTGAAGAATATTCCTAGCTGTTCTTCAACCAGATAGCACATGAACGTATGAGCTCGTCTCCAGATACAAATTTCTGGACAATTCAGGCAGTTgtgcccttttccttccctccccatcgCCTTGTGCGCAGCTTctggcagctgctctgggcagccGCCGGCCCCGTCTCGCTCTCCCCGCAGCACGGCTGGGCAACCCGCCGGTGTGTTTCGGCTCTTCTCCGGGGAGTGCTACCCCAGACTGGAGAGCGGGGAGATGCCGAGGAGGCATCAGCCAACCGGACAGAAGTTCAGAGAACTCTGGACTTGGATGGGAAATGCTGTGAATTAATACAAAGTCTTCACATCCAAACACAGCCCAACCTCGCCCTTGCACGCACacgtgtacacaca
The Mycteria americana isolate JAX WOST 10 ecotype Jacksonville Zoo and Gardens chromosome 3, USCA_MyAme_1.0, whole genome shotgun sequence genome window above contains:
- the TENT5A gene encoding terminal nucleotidyltransferase 5A, encoding MADDEKAGGSPGGSYAGGCESAHCNVLSWEQVQRLDRILSETIPIHGRGNFPTLAMQPRQIVKVVRSRLEEKGIGLRDVRLNGSAASHVLHQDSGLGYKDLDLIFCADLKGEAEFQTVKDVVLDCLLDFLPEGVNKEKITPLTLKEAYVQKMVKVCNDSDRWSLISLSNNSGKNVELKFVDSLRRQFEFSVDSFQIKLDSLLLFYECSENPMTETFHPTIIGESVYGDFQEAFDHLCNKIIATRNPEEIRGGGLLKYCNLLVRGFRAASESEIKSLQRYMCSRFFIDFSDIGEQQRKLESYLQNHFVGLEDRKYDYLMTLHGVVNESTVCLMGHERRQTLNLITMLAIRVLAEQNIIPNVANVTCYYQPAPYVADANFSNYYIAQVQTVFPCQQHTYSTWLPCN